The following are encoded in a window of Numida meleagris isolate 19003 breed g44 Domestic line chromosome 13, NumMel1.0, whole genome shotgun sequence genomic DNA:
- the SMCR8 gene encoding guanine nucleotide exchange protein SMCR8, which translates to MISAPDVVAFTREEELGDELYREPPLPEEYSVPLFPFAGHGANPWAKVSSSKFSRDFILISEFSEQVGPQPLLTIPDDAKVPGSFDLNYFSLRIMSVDYQASFVGHPPGCAYPKLNFVEDSKVVLGDSKEGAFAYVHHLTLYDLEARGFVRPFCMAYISADEHKIMQQFQELSAEFSKASECLKTGNRKAFASELEKKLKDLDYTRTVLHNETEIQKKANDKGYYTTQAIEKANELASVEKSIIEHQDLLKQIRSYPYRKLKESDFHPYEPECTLDQAGAGSEQDLATSDTAEVGEMHLYSRLPSYTPKLIKAKPAKCFDKKLKTLEELCDIYFFTQTLDQLHHIERTFRGDVCYLLTNQISRALLKQQRVTNFLFEDVSFLDEKAPENQYRGCQGLSQDAADRKCSEESSAPKVVISLGSYKSSVECVPIKMEQDTDDPQEPAMTESITFEHQENLDYLDADLKGSISSGESIEVLGTEKSASGLMKSESQASLPISPSPQVGRSKVGSRRTVSEDSIEVLSTCPSESLIPEDFKASYPSAINEEPYVDDEEGGLRFNPRLNPNNADEQEDISNQENLEQIDSACCIGKESPNFLEPLPGLGQKQCDEDGVVRIPPQPYRQAEQGLRGSFVGSPPCDSASGGLLPHELDSRYPAAGREVSRTSLDECSDSTSYISSAASTCSDRTPSPAHPVCLANERHKKKAGQNALRFIRQYPFAHPAIYSLLSGRTLVVLGEDEAIVKKLVTALSIFVPNCGAYAKPVKHWVTSPLHVVDFQKWKLIGLQRTVSPAGVNVLHALSRYSRYVSILDADSKTLRCPLYKGTLVARLADHRTQIKRGSTYYMHVQSVLTQLCSKAFLFTFCHHLHLPINEREPEESVVNRRMNFLKLHLGLANEDIKIVQYLAELLKLQYIQEPGQGANPLLRFDYVPSFLYKI; encoded by the exons ATGATCAGCGCCCCTGACGTGGTGGCCTTCACCcgggaggaggagctgggggacGAGCTGTACCGGGAGCCGCCGCTGCCCGAGGAGTACTCCGTGCCGCTCTTCCCCTTCGCCGGCCACGGGGCAAACCCCTGGGCCAAGGTCTCCAGCTCCAAGTTCAGCCGGGACTTCATCCTCATTTCCGAGTTCTCAGAGCAGGTGGGGCCGCAGCCCCTGCTGACCATCCCCGATGATGCCAAGGTGCCGGGCAGTTTTGATCTCAATTATTTCTCCCTTCGGATCATGTCAGTGGATTACCAGGCTTCTTTCGTGGGACACCCTCCCGGCTGCGCCTACCCCAAGCTGAACTTCGTGGAGGACTCCAAAGTGGTGCTGGGGGACTCGAAGGAAGGGGCCTTTGCCTATGTGCACCACTTGACACTGTACGACCTGGAAGCCAGGGGCTTTGTGAGGCCTTTCTGCATGGCCTACATTTCTGCTGATGAGCACAAAATCATGCAGCAGTTTCAGGAACTCTCTGCTGAGTTCTCCAAAGCCTCCGAATGCCTGAAGACAGGGAACAGGAAGGCATTTGCTAGTGAGCTTGAGAAGAAGCTGAAGGATCTCGACTACACCAGGACTGTGCTGCACAACGAAACCGAGATACAGAAGAAAGCCAACGACAAAGGGTATTACACAACGCAAGCCATTGAGAAGGCTAATGAGCTGGCCAGTGTGGAAAAGTCTATTATTGAGCATCAAGATCTGCTAAAGCAAATTAGGTCATACCCCTATAGGAAGCTGAAGGAGTCTGACTTCCACCCATATGAGCCTGAATGTACACTGGATCAGGCCGGTGCGGGCAGCGAGCAGGACCTGGCTACCTCTGACACTGCTGAGGTGGGCGAAATGCACCTCTACTCCCGCCTGCCCTCCTACACTCCCAAACTCATCAAAGCAAAGCCTGCCAAATGCTTTGACAAGAAGCTGAAAACGCTGGAGGAACTCTGcgatatttattttttcacccAAACCCTAGATCAGTTGCATCACATTGAGAGGACTTTTAGAGGCGATGTGTGCTACCTCCTGACAAACCAGATCAGTAGGGCACTTCTGAAGCAACAAAGAGTAACTAACTTTCTGTTTGAAGATGTATCTTTTCTAGATGAAAAAGCACCTGAAAACCAGTACAGAGGCTGCCAGGGACTCAGTCAAGATGCTGCTGACAGGAAGTGTTCAGAAGAGTCCTCCGCTCCTAAAGTGGTTATCAGCCTGGGGTCCTACAAGTCTAGTGTGGAGTGCGTCCCGATCAAGATGGAGCAGGACACTGATGACCCTCAAGAACCTGCAATGACAGAATCCATAACTTTTGAACACCAGGAGAACCTGGACTATCTCGATGCAGATCTTAAAGGGAGCATCAGTAGCGGTGAGAGCATTGAAGTTCTTGGAACGGAGAAATCTGCGTCTGGGCTGATGAAATCGGAGAGCCAGGCCAGCTTGCCCATCAGCCCGAGCCCCCAGGTGGGCAGGAGCAAGGTGGGCAGCCGGAGGACCGTCAGCGAGGACAGCATTGAAGTCCTCAGTACCTGCCCCTCTGAGTCTCTTATCCCAGAAGATTTCAAAGCGAGCTACCCAAGTGCAATTAATGAGGAACCTTATGTGGATGATGAAGAGGGAGGCCTTCGTTTCAACCCCAGATTAAACCCAAACAACGCTGACGAGCAGGAGGATATCTCAAACCAGGAAAACTTGGAGCAGATCGATTCTGCCTGCTGTATTGGGAAGGAGAGCCCCAACTTCCTCGAGCCTCTGCCCGGCCTGGGCCAGAAGCAGTGCGATGAGGACGGTGTGGTCAGGATTCCCCCTCAGCCATACCGGCAGGCTGAGCAGGGGCTGCGCGGCAGCTTTGTGGGCTCCCCACCCTGTGACAGCGCTTCAGGGGGGCTCCTTCCCCACGAGCTTGACTCACGCtaccctgcagcaggcagggaggtgaGCAGGACCAGCCTGGACGAGTGCTCAGACTCCACGAGCTACATCAGCAGCGCCGCCTCCACCTGCTCCGACCGAACACCGTCTCCTGCTCACCCCGTGTGCCTCGCAAACGAGCGGCACAAAAAGAAGGCTGGGCAGAACGCGCTGCGGTTCATCAGGCAGTACCCCTTTGCCCACCCCGCAATATACTCTCTGCTCAGCGGAAGGACCCTGGTAGTGCTGGGGGAAGATGAAGCAATAGTCAAGAAGCTCGTGACCGCGCTCTCCATCTTTGTGCCGAACTGTGGCGCTTATGCCAAACCTGTGAAGCACTGGGTCACTTCCCCTCTGCACGTAGTGGATTTCCAGAAATGGAAGCTGATTGGGCTCCAGAG GACTGTGTCTCCGGCCGGAGTGAACGTGCTGCACGCCCTCAGCCGGTACAGCCGCTACGTCAGCATCCTGGATGCAGACAGTAAGACTCTCCGCTGCCCGCTGTACAAGGGCACCTTGGTGGCCAGGCTGGCTGACCACCGCACGCAGATCAAACGGGGCAGCACCTACTACATGCACGTCCAAAGCGTCCTCACCCAGCTGTGTTCGAAAGCCTTCCTCTTCACCTTCTGCCACCATTTGCACCTTCCCATCAACGAAAGGGAACCGGAGGAATCCGTTGTGAACCGCAGGATGAACTTTCTGAAGCTTCATCTGGGCCTTGCCAATGAAGATATCAAAATTGTACAGTATTTAGCTGAGCTGCTGAAGCTGCAGTACATTCAGGAACCCGGCCAGGGGGCGAATCCTCTGCTCAGATTTGACTATGTTCCCAGCTTTTTGTACAAAATCTAG